The Pristiophorus japonicus isolate sPriJap1 chromosome 26, sPriJap1.hap1, whole genome shotgun sequence DNA segment gtactgcccctccgacagtgcggcgctccctcagcactacccctccgacagtgcggcgctccctcagcactgcccctccgacagtgcggcgctccctcagtattgcacagggagtgtcaacctagattttttgtgctcaattccctggagtgggacttgaacccacaaccttgtgactcaaaggcgagagagtgctacccatcgagccacggctgacacttaacaTTTATATATAAATGTACTTAAATGATGACCAGGTTTTACAGCGGAACACGTGGACTTTCAATGTTTAGCACAAATTACTACTTACTCTTAGGAAACCAGAGAGCCACACACTCAAAGTTGTGGCACCACAGCTTTAAGGAAGAGGGTAGGAGGTGGGTAACAAACTGACCTGGCTGCTGGTGCTCCTGCTGGCTCCGGTCTCGGCCATTGGGTAAGTATTGAAGGGTCTTGCCGCCTGGTGCGTGGTCTTCAATGGCCCGTCGGTGCCGGGAATGTTCGGACGGCGGATATTTGGGCCGGAGAGCGGTCTCTTGTCCCTCGGCGACTGCGGGCTGGTCTGGCCAGTGTAGGTGGACTGCGGCCTCTTATCGGAGCCCTCGTTTCTGTCCCGCCTGGCCGCGCGTTCCTGCGAGTTGCCGGGCTCGCTGAAACCCACGTGGTTCCCTTCCCGGTCGCTGGGCTGCTCCCTCCTGCCGTCTCCCTTCTCCTGCGGCTTGGTCCTGCCGTCGGCTTGTCGGTGGTGATCGGGCCGGGGCTCCCGCtcgctgtggtggtggtggtggtggttgggCCGGTTAGCCCCAGTCCGGCTCGGCTCCTGCcccctgggctgctgggggtgagccCGGCCCTCCTCCCGCTCGGAGTTGCGGTTCCGGTGCCGGTCGGCCCTGCCCGGGTCCCGATCGTCCCTGGGTCCCGGCTTGACCCGCTCCGACCGGCCCTTGTACTCGTGGTGCCCATCCAGCTCGGCCGGGTAGCTGCCCTTCGGGTGGCCCTCGTGCATCCCATTCTTGTGCACGCCGTCCTGGGTCGGGCGGAGCAGCGTGGGCGGGCTCCCTCGGCGCAAGGAGTTGGAACGGGTCACAGAAACGTTCTCAAATTCGTCCAGGAGCCAGTTAAGAGAGCCGTCGATTCCGATTTTGCTTCCTCGGACAATGGCCTGGAACAGAAAGCGAAGAAACGGGTAAGTTTTAATCCGCAGAGACCAAGAGAAACGTTTATTGCGGAACTCGTTACTGAATTAAGGGCGAGAAACGCAAACGAGCTGGAGATGTCActggctcagttggtggcactctcgcctcaatCCAATAGTGCCATTTTACGTTCTCCtgagagtttaacgtctcatccgactacatcccggctgccgtgctgaagacttatagctgttccagtacagctacaacaccggcatctacccgacaatgtggaaaacttcccaggtatcatccgacagtgcagcgctccctcagtactgccccaaagtacggcgctccatcagtaccgcccctccgacagtgcggcgctccctcagtaccgcccctccgacagtgcggcgctccctcagtaccgcccctccgacagtgcggcactccctcagtaccgcccctccgacagtgcggcactccctcagtactgcccctccgacagtgcggcgctccctcagtaccgcccctccgacagtgcggcgctccctcagtaccgcccctccgacagtgcggcgctccctcagtaccgcccctccgacagtgcggcgctccctcagtaccgcccctccgacagtgcggggctccctcagcactgcccctccgacagtgcggcgctccctcagtaccgcccctccgacagtgcggcgctccctcagtaccgcccctccgacagtgcggcgctccctcagtaccgcccctccgacagtacggcgctccctcagtaccacccctccgacagtgcggcgctccctcagtaccacccttaaatggcggagcaggctcgatgggccttatggccgactcctgctcctatttcttatgttcttatgagacactaTTGGCTTGTTCAGGTGGAGGCACTTGAAGAGCAGGAGACCCTCCTGTGAGCTGGCCAATATTCCATCTTAAACCCACTCACAGTCCAAGCTCACACATGGCTGCAGGAACAAGGTACCTGTTGGGGTCTTTGGAACTATACTGAAGCATGAATTATGGCCTTTGGGAAGGAATAAGGGTTTTCATGCCTTCCCAAAGTAATTGTCGTGCAGAACAGACACCGAAAAGTAGATGCACCAATCAGATGCTAATGCTGGAACCCTGCAGCAAATGATCAAGCGGTtcgaatcatggaacggttacagcgcgggaggcggccattcggcccgttgaacccgtgccggctctctgcaagagcacctcagccagttctGTGCCACAAATGGTGTTAGCAACTGGTGGTAAATGGGTTAAGATTTTGTCTCATGCTCTTTGTAAACAGAGCTGGGGTTTTGTTCCAACCATTTAAACGATGCATTCCTCAGTTAGAATCGTTCTCCTGAAAGATGTGGGGGTTTGGGGGATTTCAGAAATAATGGAAGTCAGGATTGTGCCTGGAATGGTTCACGGGATCGAGCTGCCATGGTCAGGTGGAATGGATCTCACTCGTTGCACTTCCCCGCTGGAGCTTGGAATTTCAGCAATTTTATGACCAACACCTGCTTtttgatttgttttttttttggtcagGGAGAATGTAGCACCTGGATTTCACGGTCTTTTCAAAAGCCTTTCTTTTCCAACAAGTATCAGCGTtttattgggagggggggggggggcgggggtggaggggaagggaggaaacGGAGGTCAAAGAGGGGGAACAAGaacaggccttattgggaggctggAGGGGGCCATCCTGttgagtggaggggtggggggggaagagaaatggaGGAGACATCCTGTTGTGACGAGGAGGAGGTGcagagggaagagggggaggtatagagggaaggaaggaggtacagaggggaggggagaggtacagaggggaggggaggagggacagaggggaggggaggagggaggtatgGAGGGGAGGAGgtacagaggggaggggaggggaggggtacaaaggagaggggaggggggaggtacagaggggaggggaggggggaggtacagaggggaggggaggggagggaggtacagaggggagggaggggaggtatggaggggagggggggaggtatggaggggaggggggaggtatgGAGGGGAGGTacaaaggggaggaggggaggggaggggagggggagggggaaggtacagaggggaagaaggggaggtatagaggggaggggagaggtacagaggggaggagaggaggtacagaggggaggtatagaggggacgGGGGAGGTacagaggggtggaggggaggtatggaggggaggggagaggtacagaggggaggaggggaggtacagaggggaggagaggaggggaggggaggggaggagagggggaggtacagaggggaggggagaggtacagaggggaggaggggaggtacagaggggagatggggaggtacagaggggaggaggggaggtacagaggggaggtatagaggggaggggggaggtacagaggggaggaggggaggtacagaggggagatggggaggtacagagggaaggaggggaggtacAGAGGAGAGGGGAAAATGATGTTGCATACTCATTTACAAATCCGAATACATTCCCAGCTATTTCTTCAGCGATACATTACAGAACCATTCACATATCTTCTCTTCCCATTTCTGATCAAAATGTGGAATTGACTTGATCTTGACACAGTTCCGTGGTGCATTCGCCCAGAGGCATTGGTGAACTAcacaatacagcacagaaacaggccattcggcccaacagtctGTATCCTCCACCCACCTTActgcatctcacc contains these protein-coding regions:
- the LOC139239025 gene encoding serine/threonine-protein kinase PAK 5-like, which produces MFGKKKKRVEISAPVNFEHRVHTGFDQQEQKFTGLPRQWQSLLEDTAKRPKPLVDPSYITPIQLAPRKAIVRGSKIGIDGSLNWLLDEFENVSVTRSNSLRRGSPPTLLRPTQDGVHKNGMHEGHPKGSYPAELDGHHEYKGRSERVKPGPRDDRDPGRADRHRNRNSEREEGRAHPQQPRGQEPSRTGANRPNHHHHHHSEREPRPDHHRQADGRTKPQEKGDGRREQPSDREGNHVGFSEPGNSQERAARRDRNEGSDKRPQSTYTGQTSPQSPRDKRPLSGPNIRRPNIPGTDGPLKTTHQAARPFNTYPMAETGASRSTSSQVSLLPTSYPLP